A region of Ictidomys tridecemlineatus isolate mIctTri1 chromosome 4, mIctTri1.hap1, whole genome shotgun sequence DNA encodes the following proteins:
- the LOC101964532 gene encoding olfactory receptor 4P4: MEHPNNVTEFVFMGLWGNKGIELLFFFLFLLCYLAVLMGNFVILLTITCSHLIEQPMYYFLCHLSLMDLCYTSTVVPRLIRDLAAARKTISYNSCMTQLFTAHLLAGVETFILVSMALDRYVAIVKPLHYMVIMNRKKCNLLVVVAWGVGFWHSIALLLMVLRLPFCGPNQIDHYICDVKPLLKLVCKDIHTVSILVIANSGMVVVVIFLVLVASYIMILYNLRTRSSAGRRKALSTCSSHVMVVVLFFVPCIYTYVLPAGSENKDKEISVFYTVVAPMLNPLIYTLRNLEMKIAMQKVCYHLRVIDPMSGIVPEVLISLFI; this comes from the exons ATGGAACATCCGAATAATGTCACAGAATTTGTTTTCATGGGGCTTTGGGGAAATAAGGGAATCGAActactcttctttttcctcttcctgcttTGCTACCTGGCAGTCTTAATGGGGAACTTCGTCATTTTACTCACCATCACCTGCAGTCACCTCATCGAGCAGCCCATGTACTACTTTCTGTGCCACCTTTCCCTCATGGACCTGTGCTACACCTCCACTGTGGTTCCCCGGCTTATCAGGGACTTGGCAGCAGCAAGAAAAACCATTTCCTATAACAGCTGCATGACCCAGCTCTTCACAGCCCACTTGCTGGCAGGGGTGGAAACATTCATCTTGGTGTCCATGGCTTtggaccgctatgtggccattgTCAAGCCACTGCACTACATGGTCATCATGAACCGGAAGAAGTGTAACCTGCTGGTTGTGGTGGCCTGGGGGGTGGGTTTTTGGCACTCTATTGCTCTGTTGCTCATGGTACTCAGGCTGCCTTTCTGTGGCCCTAATCAGATAGATCACTACATATGTGATGTGAAGCCTCTTTTGAAATTGGTCTGCAAAGATATTCACACTGTGAGTATCTTAGTGATTGCCAATTCAGGGATGGTGGTAGTTGTGATTTTTCTTGTTCTAGTAGCTTCTTATATAATGATTTTATATAACCTTAGGACAAGGTCATCTGCAGGGCGTCGCAAAGCTCTCTCAACCTGTAGCTCTCATGTAATGGTAGTCGTTCTGTTTTTTGTGCCCTGTATTTACACCTATGTGCTACCTGCAGGTAGTGAGAACAAGGACAAGGAAATCTCTGTGTTTTACACTGTGGTTGCCCCTATGCTGAATCCTCTCATCTATACACTCAGAAATTTGGAGATGAAAATTGCCATGCAGAAG GTATGCTATCATTTGAGAGTCATAGATCCTATGAGTGGAATTGTTCCTGAAGTactgatttctctttttatttaa
- the LOC101964262 gene encoding olfactory receptor 4P4 isoform X1, producing MENQRNVSEFILLGLSDERSIQTLCFVLFLFCYIALLAGNLLILISIWCSPLFHQPMYYFLCHLSSMDICYTSCVTPKLIGDLLVRRKTISYGNCMLQVFAIHFFGSIEVFILTIMAFDRYVAICRPLHYLIIMSKARCNLLVLAAWAGGAVHSFPQLFIAIQLPLCGPNEIDHYFCDIFPLLKVACSDTSTAGVLVVANSGMVTLVTFVVLFVSYVIILCTLRHHSAEGRRKALSTCGSHVTVIVLFFGPSIFIYLRPPTTFPEDKVFALFYTIIAPMFNPLVYTLRNTEMKNAMKKVWVGHRGLLR from the exons ATGGAAAACCAGAGGAATGtctcagaatttattcttttaggACTTTCTGATGAACGGAGCATACAAACCTTATGTTTTGTGCTCTTCTTATTCTGTTACATTGCCCTTTTGGCAGGAAACCTTCTGATCCTTATCTCTATTTGGTGCAGCCCTCTATTTCACCAGCCAATGTACTATTTCCTCTGCCATTTGTCTTCTATGGACATCTGCTATACTTCCTGTGTGACACCCAAATTGATTGGTGACCTGCTTGTGAGAAGGAAAACCATTTCCTATGGTAACTGCATGTTGCAAGTCTTTGCCATACATTTTTTTGGAAGCATCGAAGTCTTCATCCTCACAATCATGGCCTTTGATCGCTATGTTGCCATCTGCAGACCTCTTCACTACCTGATTATCATGAGCAAAGCAAGATGTAATCTCCTGGTTCTAGCTGCTTGGGCTGGTGGGGCTGTCCATTCCTTTCCTCAGTTGTTTATAGCAATCCAGCTGCCCTTATGTGGCCCTAATGAAATAGATCACtatttctgtgatatttttcCTTTGCTAAAAGTTGCCTGCAGTGATACCAGTACTGCTGGTGTCCTTGTGGTTGCTAATTCAGGAATGGTTACCTTAGTGACATtcgtggttttgtttgtttcttatgtCATCATACTGTGCACTTTGAGACATCATTCAGCTGAAGGAAGGCGCAAAGCCCTCTCTACTTGTGGGTCTCATGTCACcgtgatagttttattttttggacCTTCAATCTTTATCTATCTTAGACCTCCTACCACTTTTCCAGAAGATAAAGTATTTGCACTATTTTACACCATCATTgctcctatgttcaatccctTAGTCTATACCTTGAGAAACACAGAGATGAAGAATGCCATGAAAAAAGTCTG GGTGGGGCACAGAGGACTTTTAAGGTAG
- the LOC101964262 gene encoding olfactory receptor 4P4 isoform X2, translating into MENQRNVSEFILLGLSDERSIQTLCFVLFLFCYIALLAGNLLILISIWCSPLFHQPMYYFLCHLSSMDICYTSCVTPKLIGDLLVRRKTISYGNCMLQVFAIHFFGSIEVFILTIMAFDRYVAICRPLHYLIIMSKARCNLLVLAAWAGGAVHSFPQLFIAIQLPLCGPNEIDHYFCDIFPLLKVACSDTSTAGVLVVANSGMVTLVTFVVLFVSYVIILCTLRHHSAEGRRKALSTCGSHVTVIVLFFGPSIFIYLRPPTTFPEDKVFALFYTIIAPMFNPLVYTLRNTEMKNAMKKVWCQTS; encoded by the coding sequence ATGGAAAACCAGAGGAATGtctcagaatttattcttttaggACTTTCTGATGAACGGAGCATACAAACCTTATGTTTTGTGCTCTTCTTATTCTGTTACATTGCCCTTTTGGCAGGAAACCTTCTGATCCTTATCTCTATTTGGTGCAGCCCTCTATTTCACCAGCCAATGTACTATTTCCTCTGCCATTTGTCTTCTATGGACATCTGCTATACTTCCTGTGTGACACCCAAATTGATTGGTGACCTGCTTGTGAGAAGGAAAACCATTTCCTATGGTAACTGCATGTTGCAAGTCTTTGCCATACATTTTTTTGGAAGCATCGAAGTCTTCATCCTCACAATCATGGCCTTTGATCGCTATGTTGCCATCTGCAGACCTCTTCACTACCTGATTATCATGAGCAAAGCAAGATGTAATCTCCTGGTTCTAGCTGCTTGGGCTGGTGGGGCTGTCCATTCCTTTCCTCAGTTGTTTATAGCAATCCAGCTGCCCTTATGTGGCCCTAATGAAATAGATCACtatttctgtgatatttttcCTTTGCTAAAAGTTGCCTGCAGTGATACCAGTACTGCTGGTGTCCTTGTGGTTGCTAATTCAGGAATGGTTACCTTAGTGACATtcgtggttttgtttgtttcttatgtCATCATACTGTGCACTTTGAGACATCATTCAGCTGAAGGAAGGCGCAAAGCCCTCTCTACTTGTGGGTCTCATGTCACcgtgatagttttattttttggacCTTCAATCTTTATCTATCTTAGACCTCCTACCACTTTTCCAGAAGATAAAGTATTTGCACTATTTTACACCATCATTgctcctatgttcaatccctTAGTCTATACCTTGAGAAACACAGAGATGAAGAATGCCATGAAAAAAGTCTGGTGTCAAACATCCTAG
- the LOC101963981 gene encoding olfactory receptor 4P4, whose translation MEKSNNLTVFILLGLSHNKNIEVLCFVLFLLCYLAIWMGNVLVMVSITCSQLISQPMYFFLNYLSLSDLCYTSTVTPKLMTDLLAEQKIISYNNCMAQLFTTHLFGGIEIFILMGMAYDRYVAICKPLHYAAIMSRQRCNTIILVCCAGGFAHSSSQFLLTIFLPFCGPNEIDHYFCDVYPLLKLACSNTHTIGLLVIANSGLIALVTFGVLMLSYFCILYTLRGCSREGRSKALSTCSAHITVVVLFFAPALFIYLRPATTFPEDKVFALFYTIIAPMFNPLIYTLRNTEMKDALRKVWCHRTLLKRK comes from the coding sequence ATGGAAAAAAGCAATAATCTCACAGTATTTATTCTCCTGGGACTTTCCCACAATAAGAACATAGAAGTCCTctgctttgtattatttttactttgctaCCTTGCCATTTGGATGGGAAATGTGCTTGTAATGGTTTCTATCACATGCTCACAGCTCATCAGCCAgcccatgtatttcttcctcaATTATCTCTCGCTCTCTGACCTTTGCTACACATCCACAGTGACCCCTAAATTAATGACTGACTTACTGGCTGAACAGAAGATCATTTCCTATAATAACTGCATGGCACAGCTGTTTACCACCCATTTATTTGGAGGCATCGAGATCTTTATCCTCATGGgaatggcctatgaccgctatgtggccatctgcaagccctTGCATTATGCTGCCATCATGAGCAGACAGAGGTGCAACACGATCATCCTGGTGTGCTGTGCTGGGGGATTTGCACACTCTTCCAGTCAGTTTCTTCTTACCATCTTCTTACCCTTCTGTGGCCCCAATGAGATAGATCATTACTTCTGTGATGTGTATCCTTTGCTGAAATTGGCCTGTTCTAATACACACACAATAGGTCTCTTAGTCATTGCTAACTCAGGGTTAATTGCACTGGTGACTTTTGGTGTCTTGATGTTgtcttatttttgtatattgtacACCCTAAGGGGATGCTCCAGGGAGGGCCGCAGCAAAGCCCTTTCCACTTGCAGTGCCCACATCACTGTCGTGGTCCTGTTTTTTGCACCCGCATTATTCATCTACCTCAGGCCAGCCACGACATTCCCAGAAGACAAAGTGTTTGCTCTTTTCTACACCATCATCGCTCCTATGTTCAACCCTCTGATCTACACGCTGAGAAACACAGAGATGAAGGATGCTCTGAGGAAAGTTTGGTGTCATCGAACACTTCTGAAAAGAAAGTAA
- the LOC101956534 gene encoding olfactory receptor 4S2: MASWTHPMEKINNVTEFIFWGLSQNPEVEEVCFVLFSFFYAVILLGNLLIMLTVCTGNLLKSPMYFFLNFLSFVDICYSSVTAPKMIVDLLAKKKTISYVGCMLQLFGVHFFGCTEIFILTVMAYDRYVAICKPLHYMTIMDRERCNKMLLGTWIGGFIHSIIQVALVVQLPFCGPNEIDHYFCDVHPVLKLACTDTYIVGVVVTANSGTIALGSFVILLISYSVILVSLRKQSAEGRRKALSTCGSHIAVVIIFFGPCTFMYMRPDTTFSEDKMVAVFYTIITPMLNPLIYTLRNAEVKNAMKKLWGKKLVWTNSK, from the coding sequence ATGGCCTCATGGACTCATCccatggaaaaaataaacaatgtaacTGAATTCATCTTCTGGGGCCTTTCCCAGAACCCAGAAGTTGAGGAAGTCTGCTTTGTGCTGTTCTCATTCTTCTATGCAGTCATTCTTCTGGGAAACCTCCTCATCATGCTGACAGTTTGCACAGGCAACCTGCTCAAGTCTCCTATGTATTTCTTTCTCAACTTTTTGTCTTTTGTAGACATTTGTTATTCTTCTGTCACTGCACCCAAGATGATTGTTGATCtgttagcaaagaaaaaaactatCTCTTATGTGGGGTGCATGCTGCAACTCTTTGGagtgcatttctttggttgtactgAGATCTTCATCCTTACTGTAATGGCCTATGATCgttatgtggccatctgcaaacccCTGCACTATATGACCATCATGGACAGGGAGAGGTGCAATAAAATGTTGCTGGGGACATGGATAGGTGGGTTCATACACTCCATTATCCAAGTGGCTCTGGTAGTCCAATTACCCTTTTGTGGGCCCAATGAGATTGATCACTACTTCTGTGATGTCCACCCTGTGCTGAAACTTGCCTGCACAGACACCTATATTGTTGGTGTTGTTGTGACAGCCAACAGCGGTACCATTGCTCTGGGGAGCTTTGTAATCTTGCTCATCTCCTACAGTGTTATTCTGGTGTCTCTGAGGAAGCAGTCCGCAGAAGGAAGACGCAAAGCTCTGTCCACCTGTGGCTCCCACATTGCAGTGGTCATCATCTTTTTTGGTCCCTGTACTTTTATGTACATGAGGCCTGACACTACCTTCTCAGAAGATAAGATGGTGGCTGTATTTTACACCATTATTACTCCAATGTTGAATCCTCTAATTTATACACTGAGAAATGCAGAAGTAAAAAATGCTATGAAGAAACTTTGGGGCAAGAAGTTGGTTTGGACCAATAGCAAATAG